The following coding sequences lie in one Pseudomonas sp. SL4(2022) genomic window:
- the ampC gene encoding class C beta-lactamase, whose amino-acid sequence MYGKFSPLPALLAALAFANAAHAGDTLQSRVDETIRPVMQEYGIAGMAVAITHNGQAHYFNYGVARLDDQQPVSSDTLFEIGSLSKPLTATLAALAQSTGKLSLSDSAGQHWPELQGSPLAHASLLNLGTYSAGGLPLQFPDSVTDPASLLAYYRQWQPEYAAGSHRRYSNPSIGLLGHLTARSMGQPFPTLMEGTLFPALGMPQSYIQVPTAQLPRYAYGYSQDNQPLRVTPGMLDAEAYGVKTNARDMLRFVQANLDPASLTEDLQRAIAITHTGYYRVGEMTQGLGWERYPYPISLERLQAGNSPAMALESQPAKRLAPPETAPGDSLFNKTGSTRGFGAYAVFVPSQNLGLVMLANKNYPNAARIKAAHAILSALDTHSPTH is encoded by the coding sequence ATGTACGGAAAATTCAGCCCCCTGCCGGCACTGCTTGCCGCTCTCGCATTCGCTAATGCCGCGCACGCCGGCGACACATTGCAGTCACGGGTAGACGAAACCATCCGCCCGGTGATGCAGGAATACGGCATCGCTGGCATGGCCGTGGCGATCACCCACAACGGCCAGGCGCACTACTTCAACTATGGTGTGGCACGTCTGGACGACCAGCAGCCGGTGAGCAGCGACACCCTGTTTGAAATCGGCTCGCTGAGCAAACCGCTCACCGCCACCCTCGCCGCCTTGGCGCAAAGTACCGGCAAACTGAGCCTCAGCGACAGCGCCGGCCAGCACTGGCCCGAGCTGCAAGGCAGCCCGCTGGCACACGCCAGCTTGCTCAACCTCGGCACCTACAGCGCTGGCGGGCTGCCGCTGCAGTTCCCTGACAGCGTGACCGACCCGGCCAGCCTGCTCGCCTATTACCGCCAGTGGCAGCCTGAATACGCCGCTGGCAGCCATCGGCGCTATTCCAACCCCAGCATTGGCTTGCTCGGCCATCTCACCGCGCGCAGCATGGGCCAGCCGTTCCCCACGCTGATGGAGGGCACGCTGTTCCCCGCGCTCGGCATGCCACAAAGCTATATCCAGGTGCCGACGGCGCAGCTGCCGCGCTATGCCTACGGCTACAGCCAGGACAACCAGCCGCTGCGGGTCACGCCGGGCATGCTCGACGCCGAAGCCTACGGGGTGAAAACCAACGCCCGGGACATGCTGCGCTTTGTCCAGGCCAACCTTGATCCGGCCAGTCTCACCGAGGATCTGCAACGCGCCATCGCCATCACCCACACCGGTTATTACCGCGTCGGCGAGATGACCCAGGGCCTCGGCTGGGAGCGTTACCCCTACCCGATCAGCCTGGAACGCCTGCAAGCCGGCAACTCCCCAGCCATGGCTCTGGAGTCGCAACCGGCTAAACGCCTCGCACCGCCGGAAACAGCGCCAGGCGACAGCCTGTTCAATAAAACCGGCTCAACCCGCGGCTTCGGCGCCTACGCGGTGTTTGTTCCCAGTCAGAACCTCGGCCTGGTCATGCTGGCCAACAAGAACTACCCCAACGCCGCCCGAATCAAGGCGGCCCACGCCATACTGAGCGCACTGGATACGCATTCCCCCACACATTGA
- a CDS encoding class I SAM-dependent methyltransferase — translation MDDSFALNQANWNERAALHAASPDYQVQLFITSPAHLSEVVRFDLPRLGDIHGLRALHLQCHIGTDTLSLARLGAQMSGLDFSAASLAQASKLASSCGEHIEFVEASVYDAAKVLGAQSFDLIYTGIGALNWLPQIDDWARNVAALLKPGGRLFLREAHPVLMALDEDCEDALQLAHPYFEHSEPTVWDNEHTYVETDTLLTASITHEWNHGLGEIITALLRHGMRLTALEEHTSLPWEALPGQMSLGEDGEWRLDNQPQRLPLSYTLQAVKVG, via the coding sequence ATGGATGACTCGTTTGCCCTGAACCAAGCCAACTGGAACGAGCGCGCCGCCTTGCATGCGGCGTCGCCCGATTACCAGGTTCAGCTGTTTATCACCTCGCCCGCGCATTTATCCGAAGTCGTGCGCTTTGATCTGCCGCGCCTTGGCGATATCCACGGCCTGCGCGCGCTGCACCTGCAGTGCCATATCGGCACCGACACCCTGTCGCTGGCCCGTCTGGGCGCGCAGATGAGCGGCCTGGATTTCTCCGCCGCCTCATTGGCGCAAGCCAGCAAACTGGCAAGCAGCTGCGGTGAGCACATCGAATTTGTCGAAGCCTCGGTCTACGACGCCGCCAAGGTGCTCGGGGCGCAATCATTCGACCTGATTTACACCGGCATCGGCGCACTGAACTGGCTACCGCAGATCGATGACTGGGCGCGCAATGTCGCCGCCCTGCTAAAACCCGGCGGACGCCTGTTCTTACGTGAAGCCCATCCGGTGCTGATGGCGCTCGACGAGGACTGCGAGGACGCCCTGCAGCTTGCCCACCCCTATTTCGAACACAGCGAACCCACCGTCTGGGATAACGAGCACACCTACGTCGAAACCGACACCCTGCTGACCGCCAGCATCACCCACGAATGGAACCACGGCCTGGGCGAAATCATCACCGCACTGCTGCGTCACGGCATGCGTCTGACGGCACTGGAAGAACACACCAGCCTGCCCTGGGAAGCCCTACCGGGTCAGATGAGCCTGGGCGAGGATGGTGAATGGCGGCTGGATAACCAGCCGCAAAGGCTGCCATTGAGCTATACGCTGCAGGCGGTCAAGGTCGGCTAA
- a CDS encoding nucleotidyltransferase family protein produces MLLDLINRAGEILLEERLISIVAKSEVTITALKAVRRLNLSSWCIGAGAIRNLVWDHLHGFEVATKSDDIDVVFYDANDLSLELEQSLTLQLDLSEPEFAWDVVNQAAVHTWIRPHPGKKMMPFRSLAEGVASWPEVATCVGVTLTTSGKIEVISPHGLIDLFEMVIRWNPERVPREVYEERVADKRFSERWPRVKVLPCL; encoded by the coding sequence GTGTTGCTGGACTTGATTAACCGTGCGGGTGAAATTTTGCTTGAGGAGAGGCTGATTTCTATCGTGGCCAAATCAGAAGTGACCATTACTGCACTGAAGGCAGTTAGGCGGTTGAACCTGAGCTCTTGGTGTATAGGTGCGGGCGCGATTCGTAATCTTGTTTGGGATCACCTGCACGGTTTTGAAGTGGCAACCAAGTCCGATGACATAGATGTCGTCTTTTATGACGCAAACGATCTTTCTCTGGAGTTGGAGCAGTCCTTAACATTGCAGTTGGACTTGTCCGAGCCTGAGTTTGCTTGGGATGTAGTTAACCAGGCGGCGGTTCATACTTGGATTCGGCCTCATCCCGGTAAAAAAATGATGCCGTTTCGTTCTCTAGCAGAAGGCGTAGCTTCATGGCCTGAGGTGGCTACATGCGTAGGCGTTACGCTTACGACATCAGGAAAGATTGAGGTTATTTCACCTCATGGCCTTATCGATCTTTTTGAAATGGTGATTCGCTGGAATCCAGAGCGCGTTCCGCGTGAGGTTTACGAGGAGCGCGTTGCTGATAAGCGTTTTTCTGAGCGCTGGCCAAGAGTCAAAGTTCTACCATGTCTTTAA
- a CDS encoding aminotransferase class V-fold PLP-dependent enzyme translates to MSDLYPSIDPDGLIEYSVVYTDRSLNHMSQSFQGVMKEISSTLKQVYNAHAVAIVPGSGTYGMEAVARQLATGQKCLVLRNGWFSYRWTQIFEMGQIPSESIVLKARPVADGSQAAFTPPRLADVLAVIALEKPQVVFAPHVETSSGMILPDGYLRAVADAVHAVGGLFVLDCIASGTLWVDMQACGVDVLISAPQKGWSASPCCALVMLSEAAQARVEATQSTSFACDLKKWLQIMQAYEQGGHAYHATMPSDALARFRDAMREAEAIGFAKVREQQQELGERVRALLARKGFKSVAAEGFEAPGVVVCYTTDASIKNGSKFAAQGLQIAAGVPLQCDEPADFQTFRLGLFGLDKLGNIERTVATLEQALDKVLAGS, encoded by the coding sequence ATGTCTGACCTCTACCCCAGCATCGACCCCGACGGCCTGATCGAATATTCGGTGGTCTACACCGACCGCTCTCTCAACCATATGTCGCAGTCGTTTCAGGGCGTGATGAAGGAGATTTCCAGCACCCTGAAGCAGGTTTACAACGCCCATGCCGTGGCCATCGTGCCCGGTAGCGGAACTTATGGCATGGAGGCCGTGGCGCGCCAGTTGGCCACCGGGCAGAAGTGCCTGGTGCTGCGCAACGGCTGGTTCAGCTACCGCTGGACGCAGATTTTTGAGATGGGGCAGATCCCCTCTGAGTCTATTGTGCTCAAGGCGCGCCCAGTTGCTGATGGCAGCCAGGCGGCGTTCACTCCGCCCCGGCTGGCGGATGTGCTGGCGGTGATCGCCTTGGAAAAACCGCAGGTGGTGTTCGCCCCGCACGTGGAGACCTCTTCCGGCATGATTCTGCCAGATGGCTACCTGCGCGCCGTGGCGGATGCTGTGCATGCGGTCGGCGGCCTGTTTGTGCTCGATTGCATCGCCTCCGGCACCCTCTGGGTGGACATGCAGGCCTGCGGCGTGGACGTGCTGATCAGCGCGCCGCAAAAAGGCTGGAGCGCTTCGCCGTGCTGCGCCCTGGTGATGCTCAGCGAAGCCGCCCAGGCCCGCGTCGAAGCCACGCAAAGCACCAGTTTTGCCTGCGACCTGAAGAAATGGTTGCAGATCATGCAGGCCTACGAGCAGGGCGGCCACGCCTACCACGCCACCATGCCCAGCGATGCCCTGGCGCGTTTTCGCGATGCCATGCGCGAGGCCGAAGCCATTGGTTTCGCTAAGGTGCGCGAGCAACAGCAGGAACTCGGTGAGCGGGTGCGCGCCTTGCTCGCCCGCAAAGGCTTCAAAAGCGTGGCCGCCGAAGGCTTCGAGGCTCCCGGCGTGGTGGTGTGCTACACCACCGACGCGAGCATCAAGAACGGCAGCAAATTCGCTGCCCAGGGCCTGCAGATCGCAGCGGGCGTGCCGTTGCAGTGCGATGAACCAGCGGATTTCCAGACCTTCCGCCTGGGCCTGTTCGGGTTGGACAAACTGGGCAATATCGAGCGCACCGTGGCGACCCTTGAGCAGGCGCTGGATAAGGTGTTGGCGGGTAGTTGA